From Micrococcus porci, one genomic window encodes:
- a CDS encoding heavy-metal-associated domain-containing protein, with translation MASNDYQVTGMTCGHCEMSIREEVSEIPGVQDIQVSAQTGKLNVTAEGEIDDAKVLAAVEEAGYSAVRV, from the coding sequence ATGGCTTCGAACGATTACCAGGTGACGGGCATGACCTGCGGCCACTGCGAGATGTCGATCCGCGAGGAGGTCAGCGAGATCCCCGGCGTCCAGGACATCCAAGTCAGCGCGCAGACCGGCAAGCTCAACGTCACCGCCGAGGGCGAGATCGACGACGCCAAGGTCCTCGCGGCGGTCGAGGAGGCCGGCTACTCGGCGGTGCGCGTCTGA
- a CDS encoding serine/threonine protein phosphatase, whose amino-acid sequence MTTVLDHLRADDREHVGYIEMTDDGLFIPYDLLRRRCGEPMELAEAEELLDTVGLQALGEQWLLRTEGDAWVPVGIQEFSRESVTVAPRLDDRAVAKALDLTATVMLSLPTDRLRSAE is encoded by the coding sequence GTGACCACTGTTTTAGATCACCTCCGCGCTGATGACCGCGAGCACGTCGGGTACATCGAGATGACCGACGACGGCCTCTTCATCCCCTACGACCTCCTGCGTCGGCGGTGCGGTGAGCCCATGGAGCTGGCCGAGGCCGAAGAACTGCTTGACACCGTCGGTTTGCAGGCGTTGGGCGAGCAGTGGCTGCTTCGCACCGAGGGTGACGCATGGGTGCCCGTGGGCATCCAGGAGTTCTCACGAGAGTCCGTCACAGTGGCGCCGCGGCTCGATGACAGGGCGGTGGCCAAGGCGCTGGATCTCACCGCGACGGTGATGTTGTCGTTGCCGACGGATCGGCTCCGTTCCGCCGAATGA
- a CDS encoding formylglycine-generating enzyme family protein — translation MNQPSMATLSSGKITLRDARRGTTRDVELEPFEMAVHPLRDRSTGRPLTPLTWFETINLCNELSKAEELQPAYTHAGDGRSVTWNTSADGYRLPTEAEWEYACRAGTTSPTYGPLEDIAWTSLDHLEGPQPVGMKKANPHGLHDMLGNIWEWCWDYADPARYGDYRSLRGGGWADEPWSVRASVRRGNAPDAVLEDVGLRLARGPVGSPGQAQGWSHEADRQRAAICGPLPVGWTPLREIFA, via the coding sequence ATGAACCAGCCCTCCATGGCCACCCTGTCTTCGGGAAAAATCACCCTGCGTGACGCCCGTCGCGGGACCACACGGGATGTGGAACTGGAGCCCTTCGAGATGGCCGTGCACCCCCTCCGTGACCGGAGCACCGGACGCCCGCTCACGCCTCTGACATGGTTCGAGACCATCAACCTCTGCAACGAGCTATCCAAAGCTGAAGAGCTGCAGCCGGCCTACACGCATGCTGGGGACGGACGCTCCGTCACCTGGAACACGAGCGCTGACGGGTACCGATTGCCCACCGAGGCCGAGTGGGAGTACGCCTGCCGCGCCGGAACGACCTCGCCCACCTACGGGCCGCTTGAAGACATCGCCTGGACCAGCCTCGACCACCTTGAGGGCCCCCAGCCCGTCGGCATGAAGAAAGCCAACCCGCACGGTCTGCACGACATGCTCGGCAACATCTGGGAATGGTGCTGGGACTACGCCGATCCCGCCCGCTACGGCGACTACCGCAGTCTGCGCGGGGGTGGCTGGGCGGATGAACCCTGGAGCGTGCGCGCCTCAGTGCGCCGGGGCAACGCCCCGGACGCCGTCCTGGAGGACGTGGGACTCCGCCTTGCCCGGGGTCCGGTCGGCAGCCCGGGACAAGCTCAGGGCTGGTCCCATGAGGCAGACAGGCAACGAGCCGCCATCTGCGGGCCGCTTCCCGTGGGGTGGACACCCTTGCGGGAGATCTTCGCCTGA
- a CDS encoding biotin transporter BioY: MTSPSAPQTAVVDAPATHRPRRSPGADLARIAVMAALIAVLGAMPGIPVPGIPTPITLQTLGVMLAGLVLGAWRGAASVALFHLLVALGLPLLAGGRGGAAVFVGPSAGFLWGWIPGAFVVGLLFHLYLRGRRDGRNTGGLVAAALTACVVGGIAVIYLFGIPGMNLFGGVPLDKAAIGSLAFIPGDLLKAVVAALLAAGLWKAYPRAFA; encoded by the coding sequence ATGACCTCCCCCTCCGCGCCGCAGACCGCCGTCGTCGACGCGCCGGCCACCCACCGCCCGCGCCGTTCCCCCGGGGCCGACCTGGCCCGCATCGCCGTGATGGCCGCGCTCATCGCCGTCCTCGGCGCCATGCCCGGCATCCCCGTGCCCGGCATCCCCACGCCCATCACCCTGCAGACGCTCGGCGTCATGCTCGCCGGCCTGGTGCTCGGGGCCTGGCGGGGCGCGGCGTCCGTCGCCCTGTTCCACCTGCTGGTCGCCCTGGGCCTGCCGCTGCTGGCCGGCGGCCGCGGCGGCGCCGCCGTGTTCGTGGGCCCCTCCGCGGGCTTCCTCTGGGGCTGGATCCCGGGCGCGTTCGTCGTCGGCCTGCTGTTCCACCTCTACCTCCGCGGCCGCCGCGACGGCCGGAACACCGGCGGGCTGGTCGCCGCGGCCCTCACGGCCTGCGTGGTCGGCGGCATCGCCGTCATCTACCTGTTCGGCATCCCCGGCATGAACCTCTTCGGCGGCGTCCCGCTGGACAAGGCCGCGATCGGCTCCCTCGCGTTCATCCCCGGCGACCTGCTCAAGGCCGTGGTCGCGGCGCTGCTGGCCGCCGGACTCTGGAAGGCGTACCCGCGAGCCTTCGCGTGA
- a CDS encoding AMP-binding protein, translating to MSPLAPVPDPAARLAFLADADHAAVLAEAVAVRARGGVPVVGDERWPADLRAAQREHAVVQLRRLAARDPDLAARVGWAAFTSGSTSRPRVVLRTDDSWRAGHPHVAAWLGLAPGEAMLTAVHPVSSMALHAAAWCAATGHRLAVSPHARLTAADLTGPAALTATPSQLTDALDLLDDGAPSTLRVALVGGDRLPAGARERAAAHGLRTVHYYGAAEASFVAVDLDGSGLRPLPGVELEVAEPDVLADADGPRTGVLRVASPQLAVPDDSRLASGAPRWDAEGRLTTGDRVTWDPAAGILTVHGRADEVVLTAGATVSAADVEAELAAVAGPDGRPVAAGVLVLGVPDPRLGQRVAAAVEPAPGVAPEDALAALQGVARARLSPAARPRRWVAVGRLERTGSGKIRRVTPPELRP from the coding sequence GTGAGCCCCCTCGCCCCCGTCCCCGACCCCGCCGCCCGCCTGGCCTTCCTGGCGGATGCGGACCACGCCGCGGTGCTCGCCGAGGCGGTGGCCGTCCGCGCCCGCGGCGGGGTCCCGGTGGTGGGGGACGAGCGCTGGCCCGCCGACCTCCGGGCGGCCCAGCGGGAGCACGCCGTCGTCCAGCTGCGCCGGCTCGCCGCGCGGGACCCGGACCTGGCCGCCCGCGTCGGCTGGGCGGCCTTCACCTCGGGGTCCACGTCCCGCCCCCGCGTGGTGCTGCGCACGGACGACTCCTGGCGGGCCGGCCACCCCCACGTCGCCGCGTGGCTGGGCCTGGCCCCCGGCGAGGCCATGCTGACGGCCGTCCACCCCGTCTCCTCCATGGCCCTGCACGCCGCCGCCTGGTGCGCGGCCACGGGGCATCGCCTGGCGGTGTCCCCGCACGCGCGCCTGACCGCGGCGGACCTCACCGGACCGGCCGCCCTCACCGCGACCCCCTCCCAGCTCACGGACGCCCTGGACCTGCTCGACGACGGCGCCCCCTCCACCCTGCGCGTGGCCCTCGTCGGCGGGGACCGGCTCCCGGCCGGCGCCCGCGAGCGCGCCGCCGCCCACGGGCTGCGGACGGTCCACTACTACGGCGCGGCCGAGGCCAGCTTCGTGGCCGTGGACCTGGACGGGTCCGGGCTGCGCCCCCTGCCCGGGGTGGAGCTGGAGGTGGCGGAGCCGGACGTCCTCGCCGACGCCGACGGTCCGCGCACCGGCGTCCTGCGCGTGGCCTCCCCGCAGCTGGCGGTCCCGGACGACTCGCGCCTCGCCTCCGGCGCCCCGCGCTGGGACGCGGAGGGACGGCTCACCACGGGCGACCGCGTCACCTGGGATCCCGCCGCCGGGATCCTCACCGTGCACGGCCGCGCCGACGAGGTCGTCCTCACCGCCGGCGCGACCGTCTCCGCCGCGGACGTGGAAGCCGAGCTGGCCGCCGTCGCCGGCCCCGACGGCCGCCCCGTGGCCGCCGGGGTGCTGGTGCTCGGGGTGCCGGACCCGCGGCTGGGCCAGCGGGTCGCCGCCGCCGTCGAGCCCGCGCCCGGGGTGGCCCCGGAGGACGCCCTGGCCGCGCTGCAGGGGGTCGCCCGCGCCCGGCTCTCCCCGGCCGCCCGGCCCCGCCGTTGGGTGGCCGTGGGCCGGCTGGAGCGCACCGGCAGCGGCAAGATCCGCCGCGTCACGCCCCCGGAGCTGCGCCCATGA
- a CDS encoding thiolase C-terminal domain-containing protein, with protein MSAVGLDAAPVWITAVSRTPVTARSRAQAHLGAGELAAGPVGEVAAGTHPAAVVLGNGAGPGGNVARIAALAAGLGVATPGWTVDAQCGAGLVAVAQAAGHAVATGRACVGGGVESPSTAPERSIDGVSYAQAPMVPAGWDDPGMTAAADALAAARGIGRARQESFAARSHVLALAGGLRLPDDDGPRRLDAAALARFRAVTPGADPATAVTGATAARIADGAAAVLVTPHSAVVRETDGVSTASVRGVDVLRPCRVLSWSLTGVDPALPGLGPVSAVRDALDAAGRTLEGVAVVELVEAYAAQVLAALDDLGLTGASGTSAPGASGPATAHDPWGVDPRVNAAGGALALGHPWGASGAVAVVHAVRRLQAEPPGAVGLAACAVGGGMGAAMVLEVA; from the coding sequence ATGAGCGCCGTCGGCCTGGATGCCGCGCCCGTGTGGATCACGGCCGTCTCCCGCACGCCCGTCACGGCCCGCTCCCGCGCGCAGGCGCACCTGGGCGCCGGCGAGCTGGCCGCCGGCCCCGTGGGCGAGGTCGCCGCCGGGACGCACCCGGCCGCCGTCGTGCTCGGCAACGGGGCGGGCCCCGGGGGCAACGTGGCGCGGATCGCCGCGCTGGCCGCGGGGCTGGGCGTGGCCACGCCCGGCTGGACCGTGGACGCGCAGTGCGGGGCGGGGCTGGTGGCGGTCGCGCAGGCGGCCGGGCACGCCGTCGCGACGGGCCGGGCGTGTGTGGGCGGCGGCGTCGAGTCGCCGAGCACGGCTCCCGAGCGCTCGATCGACGGCGTCTCCTACGCGCAGGCGCCCATGGTCCCGGCCGGCTGGGACGACCCCGGGATGACGGCCGCCGCCGATGCCCTCGCCGCTGCGCGGGGCATCGGCCGGGCCCGCCAGGAGTCGTTCGCGGCCCGCTCGCACGTGCTCGCCCTGGCCGGGGGCCTCCGCCTGCCCGACGACGACGGCCCCCGCCGCCTCGACGCCGCCGCCCTCGCCCGGTTCCGGGCCGTGACGCCCGGCGCGGACCCGGCCACGGCGGTCACCGGGGCGACGGCCGCGCGCATCGCCGACGGCGCTGCCGCCGTGCTCGTCACCCCCCACAGCGCTGTCGTGCGTGAAACGGACGGCGTGTCGACCGCTTCCGTGCGCGGTGTGGACGTCCTCCGCCCCTGCCGGGTCCTCTCCTGGTCCCTCACCGGGGTGGACCCGGCCCTGCCCGGGCTCGGGCCCGTGAGCGCCGTCCGCGACGCGCTGGACGCTGCAGGCCGCACGCTGGAGGGGGTGGCCGTCGTCGAGCTGGTGGAGGCCTACGCCGCCCAGGTCCTGGCCGCCCTGGACGACCTCGGCCTCACCGGTGCCTCCGGCACCTCAGCCCCGGGCGCCTCGGGCCCCGCCACCGCACACGACCCCTGGGGCGTCGACCCGCGCGTCAACGCGGCCGGCGGCGCGCTCGCGCTCGGGCACCCGTGGGGCGCGTCGGGTGCCGTCGCCGTGGTCCACGCGGTGCGGCGCCTGCAGGCCGAGCCGCCGGGCGCCGTCGGACTGGCCGCGTGCGCCGTGGGCGGCGGCATGGGCGCGGCGATGGTCCTGGAGGTCGCCTGA
- a CDS encoding acyl-CoA thioesterase, translating to MATHHAPNLTAHEDDDVSYRTRKWVKPEDLNANGTLFGGSLLRWIDEEAAIYSIIQLGNPRSVTKLISEIEFSASARQGDMIEMGLRAVKFGRTSLTMRAKVRNIVTGEVILTIDKIVFVSLDEEGRPQPHGYTDITYDRDRLPLDTSR from the coding sequence ATGGCCACGCACCACGCCCCGAACCTGACCGCGCACGAGGACGACGACGTCTCCTACCGCACCCGCAAGTGGGTCAAGCCCGAGGACCTCAACGCCAACGGGACGCTGTTCGGCGGCTCGCTGCTGCGCTGGATCGACGAGGAGGCGGCGATCTACTCGATCATCCAGCTCGGCAACCCGCGCTCGGTGACCAAGCTGATCTCCGAGATCGAGTTCAGCGCGTCCGCCCGGCAGGGCGACATGATCGAGATGGGCCTGCGCGCCGTGAAGTTCGGCCGCACCTCCCTGACCATGCGCGCCAAGGTCCGCAACATCGTCACGGGGGAGGTCATCCTGACGATCGACAAGATCGTGTTCGTCTCCCTCGACGAGGAGGGCAGGCCACAGCCCCACGGGTACACGGACATCACCTACGACCGGGACCGCCTCCCCCTCGACACCTCCCGCTGA